A region from the Tigriopus californicus strain San Diego chromosome 9, Tcal_SD_v2.1, whole genome shotgun sequence genome encodes:
- the LOC131886958 gene encoding uncharacterized protein LOC131886958: MASCPIQLDPFQWRTGTMNDDDETLSIPPWTECQALKSQLMDLVLTEREEFLQAIAPNTASNPPDKLDKPESLLGESHEVDLNPSQTPFEPKSTSHTSVSCRVEADLRAIEKALRELFRVLYLRSHSRDSRGAIVMTESDAQGLTKRKKRDKDFQTRWKRSLYDLTQKINQTKVAILRLNICGEAKKKLSENSADTKLHLALRQLLSVLKMLLAQAHFLCSRSKESNFYIEIFERISEVSKLCSQLGYAHPDLVSSLQGLENMLGMSNENKTCDPTCDPTCDPTCDPTAKSSPIDALRRIKTTLPRIDLINNLAMEKFGSSPNQSLKKANSQAPSKSTLASNPLISPAEARSLVGPKEKESDSASGFVLELSDYDLENIHQSRRDVSSWDLLASYPCVFLGGERFSGPNKRGKKEQDSSNPVHIVRALSDDIVDHLVLQVCEEMTQDRLVLRVVDEELANS; the protein is encoded by the exons ATGGCCTCATGCCCCATTCAGCTAGACCCATTCCAATGGAGGACAGGCACCAtgaacgacgacgacgagacCTTGTCGATTCCGCCTTGGACCGAATGTCAAGCCCTCAAAAGTCAACTCATGGACCTCGTCTTGACCGAGAGGGAGGAGTTCCTCCAAGCAATCGCTCCAAACACAGCCTCCAACCCACCCGACAAGCTCGACAAGCCAGAGTCTCTCCTTGGGGAAAGCCATGAGGTTGACTTGAACCCGAGCCAGACCccttttgaaccaaaatcaaCGTCGCACACATCGGTCTCGTGTCGAGTTGAGGCCGATCTAAGGGCCATTGAAAAGGCTCTCCGTGAACTTTTCCGGGTTTTATACCTTCGATCTCATTCTCGTGATTCGCGGGGGGCAATCGTCATGACGGAGAGCGATGCTCAAGGCTTaacaaagaggaagaaaagggacaaagattTTCAAACGAGATGGAAGCGATCCCTTTATGACTTAACTCAAAAG ATAAATCAAACCAAGGTGGCCATTTTGAGGCTGAATATATGTGGAGAAGCCAAAAAGAAACTCAGTGAAAATTCCGCAGACACCAAGCTCCATTTGGCCCTGAGACAGCTGCTCTCCGTTCTAAAAATGTTATTGGCTCAGGCGCATTTTCTGTGCTCACGATCCAAGGAATCCAATTTTTatattgaaatttttgaacgCATCTCCGAGGTTTCCAAGCTTTGTTCCCAACTCGGATATGCACATCCGGATCTTGTTTCAAGCCTCCAAGGTCTGGAAAATATGCTGGGTATGAGTAATGAAAATAAGACTTGTGATCCAACGTGTGATCCAACGTGTGATCCAACGTGTGATCCAACGGCGAAGAGTTCACCAATCGATGCCCTTCGACGAATCAAGACCACTTTACCCAGAATTGACTTGATCAACAATTTAGCCATGGAAAAATTCGGTTCTTCCCCCAACCAATCGCTGAAGAAGGCCAACTCCCAAGCTCCTTCGAAATCAACCTTAGCGTCCAATCCGTTAATCTCGCCGGCCGAAGCCCGATCTCTAGTGGGCCCGAAGGAGAAAGAATCTGACTCGGCCTCAGGTTTTGTTCTCGAGTTGTCTGATTACGACCTCGAAAACATCCACCAATCTAGACGAGACGTTTCCTCTTGGGACTTGTTGGCAAGTTATCCGTGTGTGTTTCTGGGAGGTGAACGCTTTAGTGGTCCGAATAAGCGAGGCAAGAAAGAACAAGATTCCTCAAATCCAGTTCATATTGTGAGGGCCTTATCGGATGACATCGTGGATCACTTGGTGCTTCAAGTGTGCGAAGAGATGACCCAAGATCGCCTCGTCTTGAGGGTCGTTGATGAAGAATTGGCAAATTCCTAG